The following coding sequences lie in one Salvelinus fontinalis isolate EN_2023a chromosome 21, ASM2944872v1, whole genome shotgun sequence genomic window:
- the LOC129818376 gene encoding serine/threonine-protein kinase ULK1-like isoform X4: METVGKFEFSRKDLIGHGAFAVVFKGRNREKHAWEVAVKCINKKNLAKSQTLLGKEIKILKELKHENIVALHDFQETASSVYLVMEYCNGGDLADYLHSKGTLSEDTIQVFLQQIAGAMRVLQAKGIIHRDLKPQNILLSYPAGRKSHSTNTCIKIADFGFARYLQNNMMAATLCGSPMYMAPEVIMSQNYDAKADLWSIGTILFQCLTGKAPFQASSPQDLRLFYEKNKNLSPNIPRETSCPLRLLLLGLLQRNHKDRMDFEEFFCHPFLEASSSMKKTTPAVTMTCFPSSASASSCSSSSTSHLASPPQSLADVQQVRAKTLTSPTQDSPGFLLKDSSGGGCSSKNSSCDTDDFVMVPAHFPTGELTCEGPTGKVFHDSLMNSGSLLAFGGLGSQGKTPPHSPSYSGSPNPISRPEFSGSNYGQSVPIPVPTQVQNYQRMEQNLHSPSQDSSPRLSTPVHRCSSNSSLGFGRTGPSLPYPGGHGALAGLRRLSVGGARPFQLSPQVGTIPELPGQARPLGTDTGSGGSQSRALQFLDMRPPPQQQGLVTRLHSAPCLLEAASRGGRQKIRKQHSDPVVANHQAGIVTMRPLHSSPRLSELMQRSPLPTILGSPSRAIPPFEFPKPPSSPNLVTFLAQQGLDLAPPGSRTASDHRDPGQPPTGQLGQYSHRAAEDNKSFGRSQSASRLSDMLLMAAFGRPLGERGSSENLGSSRGAIDITAPSGGGAVAAGSASPAQVVFTVGSPPNSSTLPQTSRTRQYSAGSSSSISPVGSFMSRYQTGTYLEGFEGPSSPRYSFTDPITANMGGPVTFLAPELPEETLMAEHTETLRSLRFTLDFACCLMEVAGVRGTGAGAVAAQGDTSPPSLLQQQSLVADQISSLSREWSYAEQLVLYMKTAELLSSALHTAMERIKQGKLYPSATVKQVVKRLNKLFKSSVSSCLSLNARLERFFSRKHRLMDHINTITAERLLFSHTVQMVQAAALDEMFHQGEASVQRYHKALLLMEGLSLLLTEHEDILSVSKCKECIERRLTALQSGLCV, from the exons ATGGAAACCGTGGGGAAATTCGAGTTCAGCAGGAAGGATTTGATAGGACACGGTGCATTTGCGGTGGTGTTCAAAGGCAGGAATAGAGAG AAACACGCCTGGGAGGTGGCCGTGAAATGTATAAACAAGAAGAACTTGGCAAAGTCTCAGACCCTTTTAGGGAAAGAGATCAAAATTCTCAAG GAACTAAAACATGAAAACATTGTTGCATTACATGACTTTCAG GAAACGGCCAGTTCTGTGTACCTGGTCATGGAG TACTGCAATGGTGGGGACCTAGCGGACTATCTCCACT CCAAGGGCACCCTGAGTGAGGACACTATCCAAGTGTTCCTGCAGCAGATAGCCGGGGCCATGAGGGTGCTGCAGGCCAAGGGGATCATTCACAGAGACCTCAAACCACAGAACATTCTGCTCTCCTACCCCGCAGGACGCAAGTCCCACTCCACCAACACCTGCATCAAGATAG CTGACTTTGGTTTTGCACGGTACCTTCAGAACAACATGATGGCTGCTACTCTGTGTGGGTCCCCTATGTACATG GCACCTGAAGTCATCATGTCTCAGAACTATGATGCCAAGGCTGACCTGTGGAGCATAGGAACCATTTTGTTCCAGTGTCTGACAGGGAAAGCCCCGTTTCAG GCTAGCAGTCCCCAGGACCTCCGGCTATTTTATGAGAAAAACAAGAACCTCAGCCCCAA TATCCCCAGAGAGACCTCCTGTCCCCTGAGGCTTCTGCTGCTGGGTCTTCTGCAGCGAAACCACAAGGACCGCATGGACTTTG AGGAGTTCTTCTGTCACCCCTTCCTGGAGGCGAGCTCGTCCATGAAGAAAA CAACTCCTGCTGTGACCATGACGTGCTTTCCCAGCTCCGCTTCAGCCAGCTCCTGTAGCAGCTCTTCCACCTCACACCTGGCCTCCCCAccg cagTCCCTGGCTGATGTCCAGCAGGTCCGTGCTAAGACACTCACCTCTCCTACCCAGGATTCCCCTGGCTTCCTCCTCAAGGACTCGTCTGGAGGCGGCTGCAGCAGTAAGAACTCCTCCTGTGACACAGACGACTTTGTCATGGTGCCCGCCCACTTTCCCA CAGGTGAGCTCACCTGTGAGGGGCCTACTGGAAAGGTGTTCCACGACAGTCTGATGAACAGCGG CTCTCTGCTAGCCTTTGGTGGCCTGGGCAGTCAGGGCAAGACCCCACCCCACTCCCCCTCCTACAGTGGCTCCCCCAATCCTATCAG TCGGCCTGAGTTCTCTGGCAGTAACTATGGTCAGTCGGTGCCCATTCCGGTTCCCACTCAGGTCCAAAACTACCAGCGTATGGAGCAGAACCTCCATTCCCCCAGCCAGGACAGCTCCCCACG GCTGTCCACCCCAGTGCACCGCTGTAGCAGCAATAGTTCACTGGGATTCGGAAGGACTGGCCCATCTCTGCCTTACCCAGGAGGCCATGGGGCCTTGGCTGGCCTCCGCAGGCTGTCTGTAGGAGGGGCCAGACCCTTCCAGCTTTCACCTCAAG TGGGTACCATCCCTGAGCTGCCAGGGCAGGCGCGCCCGCTGGGCACAGACACCGGTAGCGGGGGGTCGCAGAGCAGAG CTCTCCAGTTCCTCGACATGCGGCCTCCCCCACAGCAGCAAGGCCTGGTCACCCGGCTTCATAGCGCCCCATGTCTCCTCGAGGCTGCTAGCAGAGGCGGCAGGCAAAAGATCAGAAAGCAGCACTCTGACCCAGTGGTGGCCAACCACCAGGCAGGCATCGTGACTATGCGGCCCCTGCACTCCTCCCCCAGGCTGAGTGAACTCATGCAGCGCAGCCCCCTCCCCACCATTCTAGGATCTCCCTCTAGA GCCATACCACCCTTTGAGTTTCCCAAACCTCCCAGCTCCCCCAACCTGGTGACCTTCCTGGCCCAGCAGGGCCTGGATCTGGCCCCGCCTGGCAGCAGGACTGCCTCAGACCACAGGGACCCAGGACAGCCGCCCACTGGCCAGCTTGGTCAATACAGCCACAGGGCCGCAGAGGACAACAAGAGCTTTGGCAGGTCTCAGAGTGCAAGTCGTCTGTCTGACATGTTGCTGATGGCTGCGTTTGGAAGGCCGCTGGGGGAGCGGGGGAGCAGTGAGAACCTCGGCTCTAGCAGAGGAGCCATAGACATCACAG CACCCTCTGGTGGTGGTGCCGTGGCTGCAGGCTCAGCCAGCCCAGCCCAGGTGGTGTTCACTGTGGGCTCCCCGCCCAACAGCAGCACCCTACCACAGACCTCCAGGACCAGGCAGTACTCAG CAGGCTCCTCCAGCTCTATCAGCCCAGTGGGGTCCTTTATGAGCCGATATCAGACAGGCACCTATCTGGAAGGCTTCGAGGGTCCCTCCAGTCCACGCTACAGCTTCACGGACCCCATCACGGCCAACATGGGGGGACCGGTCACCTTCCTGGCCCCAGAGCTGCCAGAGGAGACACTGATGGCg GAGCACACAGAGACCCTGAGGAGCCTTCGCTTCACCCTGGACTTTGCCTGCTGTCTGATGGAGGTGGCGGGAGTCAGGGGGACCGGGGCTGGAGCTGTGGCGGCGCAAGGGGACAcctccccaccctccctcctGCAGCAGCAGAGCCTGGTGGCAGACCAGATCAGCTCCCTCAGCCGGGAGTGGAG cTATGCGGAGCAGCTGGTGTTGTACATGAAGACTGCAGAGCTCCTGTCGTCTGCCTTACACACAGCCATGGAGCGCATCAAACAGGGCAAACTGTACCCCTCTGCTACTGTCAAACAAG TGGTGAAGAGACTGAACAAGCTTTTCAAGTCCAGCGTGTCGTCCTGCCTCTCCCTCAACGCCCGGCTGGAGCGCTTCTTCTCTAGGAAGCACCGTCTCATGGACCACATTAACACCATCACCGCTGAGAGGCTGCTGTTCAGCCACACCGTTCAGATG gtgCAGGCTGCTGCTCTGGATGAGATGTTCCACCAGGGGGAGGCGTCGGTGCAGCGCTACCACAAGGCCCTGCTGCTGATGGAGGGCCTGTCCCTGCTCCTCACCGAGCACGAAGACATCCTCAGTGTTAGCAAAT gtaagGAGTGCATCGAGCGTCGCCTCACAGCACTACAGTCAGGGCTCTGCGTCTGA
- the LOC129818376 gene encoding serine/threonine-protein kinase ULK1-like isoform X1, with translation METVGKFEFSRKDLIGHGAFAVVFKGRNREKHAWEVAVKCINKKNLAKSQTLLGKEIKILKELKHENIVALHDFQETASSVYLVMEYCNGGDLADYLHSKGTLSEDTIQVFLQQIAGAMRVLQAKGIIHRDLKPQNILLSYPAGRKSHSTNTCIKIADFGFARYLQNNMMAATLCGSPMYMAPEVIMSQNYDAKADLWSIGTILFQCLTGKAPFQASSPQDLRLFYEKNKNLSPNIPRETSCPLRLLLLGLLQRNHKDRMDFEEFFCHPFLEASSSMKKTTPAVTMTCFPSSASASSCSSSSTSHLASPPQSLADVQQVRAKTLTSPTQDSPGFLLKDSSGGGCSSKNSSCDTDDFVMVPAHFPTGELTCEGPTGKVFHDSLMNSGSLLAFGGLGSQGKTPPHSPSYSGSPNPISRPEFSGSNYGQSVPIPVPTQVQNYQRMEQNLHSPSQDSSPRLSTPVHRCSSNSSLGFGRTGPSLPYPGGHGALAGLRRLSVGGARPFQLSPQVGTIPELPGQARPLGTDTGSGGSQSRALQFLDMRPPPQQQGLVTRLHSAPCLLEAASRGGRQKIRKQHSDPVVANHQAGIVTMRPLHSSPRLSELMQRSPLPTILGSPSRAIPPFEFPKPPSSPNLVTFLAQQGLDLAPPGSRTASDHRDPGQPPTGQLGQYSHRAAEDNKSFGRSQSASRLSDMLLMAAFGRPLGERGSSENLGSSRGAIDITAPSGGGAVAAGSASPAQVVFTVGSPPNSSTLPQTSRTRQYSAGSSSSISPVGSFMSRYQTGTYLEGFEGPSSPRYSFTDPITANMGGPVTFLAPELPEETLMAQEHTETLRSLRFTLDFACCLMEVAGVRGTGAGAVAAQGDTSPPSLLQQQSLVADQISSLSREWSYAEQLVLYMKTAELLSSALHTAMERIKQGKLYPSATVKQVVKRLNKLFKSSVSSCLSLNARLERFFSRKHRLMDHINTITAERLLFSHTVQMVQAAALDEMFHQGEASVQRYHKALLLMEGLSLLLTEHEDILSVSKCKECIERRLTALQSGLCV, from the exons ATGGAAACCGTGGGGAAATTCGAGTTCAGCAGGAAGGATTTGATAGGACACGGTGCATTTGCGGTGGTGTTCAAAGGCAGGAATAGAGAG AAACACGCCTGGGAGGTGGCCGTGAAATGTATAAACAAGAAGAACTTGGCAAAGTCTCAGACCCTTTTAGGGAAAGAGATCAAAATTCTCAAG GAACTAAAACATGAAAACATTGTTGCATTACATGACTTTCAG GAAACGGCCAGTTCTGTGTACCTGGTCATGGAG TACTGCAATGGTGGGGACCTAGCGGACTATCTCCACT CCAAGGGCACCCTGAGTGAGGACACTATCCAAGTGTTCCTGCAGCAGATAGCCGGGGCCATGAGGGTGCTGCAGGCCAAGGGGATCATTCACAGAGACCTCAAACCACAGAACATTCTGCTCTCCTACCCCGCAGGACGCAAGTCCCACTCCACCAACACCTGCATCAAGATAG CTGACTTTGGTTTTGCACGGTACCTTCAGAACAACATGATGGCTGCTACTCTGTGTGGGTCCCCTATGTACATG GCACCTGAAGTCATCATGTCTCAGAACTATGATGCCAAGGCTGACCTGTGGAGCATAGGAACCATTTTGTTCCAGTGTCTGACAGGGAAAGCCCCGTTTCAG GCTAGCAGTCCCCAGGACCTCCGGCTATTTTATGAGAAAAACAAGAACCTCAGCCCCAA TATCCCCAGAGAGACCTCCTGTCCCCTGAGGCTTCTGCTGCTGGGTCTTCTGCAGCGAAACCACAAGGACCGCATGGACTTTG AGGAGTTCTTCTGTCACCCCTTCCTGGAGGCGAGCTCGTCCATGAAGAAAA CAACTCCTGCTGTGACCATGACGTGCTTTCCCAGCTCCGCTTCAGCCAGCTCCTGTAGCAGCTCTTCCACCTCACACCTGGCCTCCCCAccg cagTCCCTGGCTGATGTCCAGCAGGTCCGTGCTAAGACACTCACCTCTCCTACCCAGGATTCCCCTGGCTTCCTCCTCAAGGACTCGTCTGGAGGCGGCTGCAGCAGTAAGAACTCCTCCTGTGACACAGACGACTTTGTCATGGTGCCCGCCCACTTTCCCA CAGGTGAGCTCACCTGTGAGGGGCCTACTGGAAAGGTGTTCCACGACAGTCTGATGAACAGCGG CTCTCTGCTAGCCTTTGGTGGCCTGGGCAGTCAGGGCAAGACCCCACCCCACTCCCCCTCCTACAGTGGCTCCCCCAATCCTATCAG TCGGCCTGAGTTCTCTGGCAGTAACTATGGTCAGTCGGTGCCCATTCCGGTTCCCACTCAGGTCCAAAACTACCAGCGTATGGAGCAGAACCTCCATTCCCCCAGCCAGGACAGCTCCCCACG GCTGTCCACCCCAGTGCACCGCTGTAGCAGCAATAGTTCACTGGGATTCGGAAGGACTGGCCCATCTCTGCCTTACCCAGGAGGCCATGGGGCCTTGGCTGGCCTCCGCAGGCTGTCTGTAGGAGGGGCCAGACCCTTCCAGCTTTCACCTCAAG TGGGTACCATCCCTGAGCTGCCAGGGCAGGCGCGCCCGCTGGGCACAGACACCGGTAGCGGGGGGTCGCAGAGCAGAG CTCTCCAGTTCCTCGACATGCGGCCTCCCCCACAGCAGCAAGGCCTGGTCACCCGGCTTCATAGCGCCCCATGTCTCCTCGAGGCTGCTAGCAGAGGCGGCAGGCAAAAGATCAGAAAGCAGCACTCTGACCCAGTGGTGGCCAACCACCAGGCAGGCATCGTGACTATGCGGCCCCTGCACTCCTCCCCCAGGCTGAGTGAACTCATGCAGCGCAGCCCCCTCCCCACCATTCTAGGATCTCCCTCTAGA GCCATACCACCCTTTGAGTTTCCCAAACCTCCCAGCTCCCCCAACCTGGTGACCTTCCTGGCCCAGCAGGGCCTGGATCTGGCCCCGCCTGGCAGCAGGACTGCCTCAGACCACAGGGACCCAGGACAGCCGCCCACTGGCCAGCTTGGTCAATACAGCCACAGGGCCGCAGAGGACAACAAGAGCTTTGGCAGGTCTCAGAGTGCAAGTCGTCTGTCTGACATGTTGCTGATGGCTGCGTTTGGAAGGCCGCTGGGGGAGCGGGGGAGCAGTGAGAACCTCGGCTCTAGCAGAGGAGCCATAGACATCACAG CACCCTCTGGTGGTGGTGCCGTGGCTGCAGGCTCAGCCAGCCCAGCCCAGGTGGTGTTCACTGTGGGCTCCCCGCCCAACAGCAGCACCCTACCACAGACCTCCAGGACCAGGCAGTACTCAG CAGGCTCCTCCAGCTCTATCAGCCCAGTGGGGTCCTTTATGAGCCGATATCAGACAGGCACCTATCTGGAAGGCTTCGAGGGTCCCTCCAGTCCACGCTACAGCTTCACGGACCCCATCACGGCCAACATGGGGGGACCGGTCACCTTCCTGGCCCCAGAGCTGCCAGAGGAGACACTGATGGCg CAGGAGCACACAGAGACCCTGAGGAGCCTTCGCTTCACCCTGGACTTTGCCTGCTGTCTGATGGAGGTGGCGGGAGTCAGGGGGACCGGGGCTGGAGCTGTGGCGGCGCAAGGGGACAcctccccaccctccctcctGCAGCAGCAGAGCCTGGTGGCAGACCAGATCAGCTCCCTCAGCCGGGAGTGGAG cTATGCGGAGCAGCTGGTGTTGTACATGAAGACTGCAGAGCTCCTGTCGTCTGCCTTACACACAGCCATGGAGCGCATCAAACAGGGCAAACTGTACCCCTCTGCTACTGTCAAACAAG TGGTGAAGAGACTGAACAAGCTTTTCAAGTCCAGCGTGTCGTCCTGCCTCTCCCTCAACGCCCGGCTGGAGCGCTTCTTCTCTAGGAAGCACCGTCTCATGGACCACATTAACACCATCACCGCTGAGAGGCTGCTGTTCAGCCACACCGTTCAGATG gtgCAGGCTGCTGCTCTGGATGAGATGTTCCACCAGGGGGAGGCGTCGGTGCAGCGCTACCACAAGGCCCTGCTGCTGATGGAGGGCCTGTCCCTGCTCCTCACCGAGCACGAAGACATCCTCAGTGTTAGCAAAT gtaagGAGTGCATCGAGCGTCGCCTCACAGCACTACAGTCAGGGCTCTGCGTCTGA
- the LOC129818376 gene encoding serine/threonine-protein kinase ULK1-like isoform X3 has protein sequence METVGKFEFSRKDLIGHGAFAVVFKGRNREKHAWEVAVKCINKKNLAKSQTLLGKEIKILKELKHENIVALHDFQETASSVYLVMEYCNGGDLADYLHSKGTLSEDTIQVFLQQIAGAMRVLQAKGIIHRDLKPQNILLSYPAGRKSHSTNTCIKIADFGFARYLQNNMMAATLCGSPMYMAPEVIMSQNYDAKADLWSIGTILFQCLTGKAPFQASSPQDLRLFYEKNKNLSPNIPRETSCPLRLLLLGLLQRNHKDRMDFEEFFCHPFLEASSSMKKTTPAVTMTCFPSSASASSCSSSSTSHLASPPQSLADVQQVRAKTLTSPTQDSPGFLLKDSSGGGCSSKNSSCDTDDFVMVPAHFPTGELTCEGPTGKVFHDSLMNSGSLLAFGGLGSQGKTPPHSPSYSGSPNPISRPEFSGSNYGQSVPIPVPTQVQNYQRMEQNLHSPSQDSSPRLSTPVHRCSSNSSLGFGRTGPSLPYPGGHGALAGLRRLSVGGARPFQLSPQVGTIPELPGQARPLGTDTGSGGSQSRALQFLDMRPPPQQQGLVTRLHSAPCLLEAASRGGRQKIRKQHSDPVVANHQAGIVTMRPLHSSPRLSELMQRSPLPTILGSPSRAIPPFEFPKPPSSPNLVTFLAQQGLDLAPPGSRTASDHRDPGQPPTGQLGQYSHRAAEDNKSFGRSQSASRLSDMLLMAAFGRPLGERGSSENLGSSRGAIDITAPSGGGAVAAGSASPAQVVFTVGSPPNSSTLPQTSRTRQYSGSSSSISPVGSFMSRYQTGTYLEGFEGPSSPRYSFTDPITANMGGPVTFLAPELPEETLMAQEHTETLRSLRFTLDFACCLMEVAGVRGTGAGAVAAQGDTSPPSLLQQQSLVADQISSLSREWSYAEQLVLYMKTAELLSSALHTAMERIKQGKLYPSATVKQVVKRLNKLFKSSVSSCLSLNARLERFFSRKHRLMDHINTITAERLLFSHTVQMVQAAALDEMFHQGEASVQRYHKALLLMEGLSLLLTEHEDILSVSKCKECIERRLTALQSGLCV, from the exons ATGGAAACCGTGGGGAAATTCGAGTTCAGCAGGAAGGATTTGATAGGACACGGTGCATTTGCGGTGGTGTTCAAAGGCAGGAATAGAGAG AAACACGCCTGGGAGGTGGCCGTGAAATGTATAAACAAGAAGAACTTGGCAAAGTCTCAGACCCTTTTAGGGAAAGAGATCAAAATTCTCAAG GAACTAAAACATGAAAACATTGTTGCATTACATGACTTTCAG GAAACGGCCAGTTCTGTGTACCTGGTCATGGAG TACTGCAATGGTGGGGACCTAGCGGACTATCTCCACT CCAAGGGCACCCTGAGTGAGGACACTATCCAAGTGTTCCTGCAGCAGATAGCCGGGGCCATGAGGGTGCTGCAGGCCAAGGGGATCATTCACAGAGACCTCAAACCACAGAACATTCTGCTCTCCTACCCCGCAGGACGCAAGTCCCACTCCACCAACACCTGCATCAAGATAG CTGACTTTGGTTTTGCACGGTACCTTCAGAACAACATGATGGCTGCTACTCTGTGTGGGTCCCCTATGTACATG GCACCTGAAGTCATCATGTCTCAGAACTATGATGCCAAGGCTGACCTGTGGAGCATAGGAACCATTTTGTTCCAGTGTCTGACAGGGAAAGCCCCGTTTCAG GCTAGCAGTCCCCAGGACCTCCGGCTATTTTATGAGAAAAACAAGAACCTCAGCCCCAA TATCCCCAGAGAGACCTCCTGTCCCCTGAGGCTTCTGCTGCTGGGTCTTCTGCAGCGAAACCACAAGGACCGCATGGACTTTG AGGAGTTCTTCTGTCACCCCTTCCTGGAGGCGAGCTCGTCCATGAAGAAAA CAACTCCTGCTGTGACCATGACGTGCTTTCCCAGCTCCGCTTCAGCCAGCTCCTGTAGCAGCTCTTCCACCTCACACCTGGCCTCCCCAccg cagTCCCTGGCTGATGTCCAGCAGGTCCGTGCTAAGACACTCACCTCTCCTACCCAGGATTCCCCTGGCTTCCTCCTCAAGGACTCGTCTGGAGGCGGCTGCAGCAGTAAGAACTCCTCCTGTGACACAGACGACTTTGTCATGGTGCCCGCCCACTTTCCCA CAGGTGAGCTCACCTGTGAGGGGCCTACTGGAAAGGTGTTCCACGACAGTCTGATGAACAGCGG CTCTCTGCTAGCCTTTGGTGGCCTGGGCAGTCAGGGCAAGACCCCACCCCACTCCCCCTCCTACAGTGGCTCCCCCAATCCTATCAG TCGGCCTGAGTTCTCTGGCAGTAACTATGGTCAGTCGGTGCCCATTCCGGTTCCCACTCAGGTCCAAAACTACCAGCGTATGGAGCAGAACCTCCATTCCCCCAGCCAGGACAGCTCCCCACG GCTGTCCACCCCAGTGCACCGCTGTAGCAGCAATAGTTCACTGGGATTCGGAAGGACTGGCCCATCTCTGCCTTACCCAGGAGGCCATGGGGCCTTGGCTGGCCTCCGCAGGCTGTCTGTAGGAGGGGCCAGACCCTTCCAGCTTTCACCTCAAG TGGGTACCATCCCTGAGCTGCCAGGGCAGGCGCGCCCGCTGGGCACAGACACCGGTAGCGGGGGGTCGCAGAGCAGAG CTCTCCAGTTCCTCGACATGCGGCCTCCCCCACAGCAGCAAGGCCTGGTCACCCGGCTTCATAGCGCCCCATGTCTCCTCGAGGCTGCTAGCAGAGGCGGCAGGCAAAAGATCAGAAAGCAGCACTCTGACCCAGTGGTGGCCAACCACCAGGCAGGCATCGTGACTATGCGGCCCCTGCACTCCTCCCCCAGGCTGAGTGAACTCATGCAGCGCAGCCCCCTCCCCACCATTCTAGGATCTCCCTCTAGA GCCATACCACCCTTTGAGTTTCCCAAACCTCCCAGCTCCCCCAACCTGGTGACCTTCCTGGCCCAGCAGGGCCTGGATCTGGCCCCGCCTGGCAGCAGGACTGCCTCAGACCACAGGGACCCAGGACAGCCGCCCACTGGCCAGCTTGGTCAATACAGCCACAGGGCCGCAGAGGACAACAAGAGCTTTGGCAGGTCTCAGAGTGCAAGTCGTCTGTCTGACATGTTGCTGATGGCTGCGTTTGGAAGGCCGCTGGGGGAGCGGGGGAGCAGTGAGAACCTCGGCTCTAGCAGAGGAGCCATAGACATCACAG CACCCTCTGGTGGTGGTGCCGTGGCTGCAGGCTCAGCCAGCCCAGCCCAGGTGGTGTTCACTGTGGGCTCCCCGCCCAACAGCAGCACCCTACCACAGACCTCCAGGACCAGGCAGTACTCAG GCTCCTCCAGCTCTATCAGCCCAGTGGGGTCCTTTATGAGCCGATATCAGACAGGCACCTATCTGGAAGGCTTCGAGGGTCCCTCCAGTCCACGCTACAGCTTCACGGACCCCATCACGGCCAACATGGGGGGACCGGTCACCTTCCTGGCCCCAGAGCTGCCAGAGGAGACACTGATGGCg CAGGAGCACACAGAGACCCTGAGGAGCCTTCGCTTCACCCTGGACTTTGCCTGCTGTCTGATGGAGGTGGCGGGAGTCAGGGGGACCGGGGCTGGAGCTGTGGCGGCGCAAGGGGACAcctccccaccctccctcctGCAGCAGCAGAGCCTGGTGGCAGACCAGATCAGCTCCCTCAGCCGGGAGTGGAG cTATGCGGAGCAGCTGGTGTTGTACATGAAGACTGCAGAGCTCCTGTCGTCTGCCTTACACACAGCCATGGAGCGCATCAAACAGGGCAAACTGTACCCCTCTGCTACTGTCAAACAAG TGGTGAAGAGACTGAACAAGCTTTTCAAGTCCAGCGTGTCGTCCTGCCTCTCCCTCAACGCCCGGCTGGAGCGCTTCTTCTCTAGGAAGCACCGTCTCATGGACCACATTAACACCATCACCGCTGAGAGGCTGCTGTTCAGCCACACCGTTCAGATG gtgCAGGCTGCTGCTCTGGATGAGATGTTCCACCAGGGGGAGGCGTCGGTGCAGCGCTACCACAAGGCCCTGCTGCTGATGGAGGGCCTGTCCCTGCTCCTCACCGAGCACGAAGACATCCTCAGTGTTAGCAAAT gtaagGAGTGCATCGAGCGTCGCCTCACAGCACTACAGTCAGGGCTCTGCGTCTGA